The Pieris brassicae chromosome 6, ilPieBrab1.1, whole genome shotgun sequence genome window below encodes:
- the LOC123711060 gene encoding V-type proton ATPase 16 kDa proteolipid subunit: MAEANPVYGPFFGVMGAASAIIFSALGAAYGTAKSGTGIAAMSVMRPELIMKSIIPVVMAGIIAIYGLVVAVLIAGSLESSATYSLFRGFIHLGAGLAVGFSGLAAGFAIGIVGDAGVRGTAQQPRLFVGMILILIFAEVLGLYGLIVAIYLYTKQ; encoded by the exons ATGGCCGAAGCAAATCCCGTTTATGGACCTTTCTTTGGAGTTATGGGGGCGGCGTCAGCTATTATCTTTAGCG CGCTGGGAGCTGCTTATGGAACAGCCAAGTCAGGCACAGGTATTGCCGCCATGTCGGTGATGAGGCCTGAGCTTATCATGAAGTCCATCATTCCCGTTGTCATGGCGGGTATTATCGCCATTTATGGTTTGGTCGTGGCTGTCCTGATTGCTGGTTCCTTGGAATCATCAGCAACTTACTCTCTCTTCAG agGTTTCATCCACTTGGGCGCTGGTCTCGCTGTCGGTTTCTCAGGTCTAGCTGCAGGTTTCGCCATAGGCATAGTGGGTGATGCTGGCGTGCGTGGTACAGCCCAACAACCTAGATTATTCGTCGGTATGATCCTTATCCTCATTTTCGCTGAGGTATTGGGTCTTTACGGACTTATCGTGGCCATCTATCTTTACACGAAACAATAA
- the LOC123711099 gene encoding tumor suppressor candidate 3 — MKFKLLLFVCAILTYSKTHAQNRVKLEEKVQQLTDFTAKTSIIPLNLNRFKEYVKSPPRDYSFIVMFTAMAPSRRCAICQHVYDEYLLVANSFRYSQSYTNKLFFGMVDFDEGSDIFQMLRLNTAPVIMHFPAKGKPKPADSMDFERAGIHAEAIGKWINDRTDVQIRVFRPPNYSGAVAFTLLFVLVAAFLYLRRNNLEFLYNKQMWAVAALFFCFAMVSGQMWNQIRGPPFYHRTKSGPVYINSGSHGQFVLESYIVAALNAAVVVGMILMIESAGGVKGTEAKSPQEGKKRRFQSVVGLVLVCVFFSLLLSVFRSKTQGYPYSFLFK, encoded by the exons ATGAAGTTTaaacttttactttttgtGTGTGCCATCCTTACCTATTCTAAGACACACGCTCAGAATCGAGTCAAG TTAGAAGAAAAAGTTCAGCAGCTAACAGATTTCACAGCTAAGACATCAATAATTCCCTTAAATTTGAACAGATTTAAGGAGTATGTGAAATCACCACCTAGAGACTATTCCTTCATTGTTATGTTTACTGCTATGGCACCCTCGCGTCGCTGCGCTATATGTCAGCACGTCTATGATGAGTATCTATTAGTCGCCAACTCCTTTAGATATTCCCAatcttatacaaataaactctTCTTTGGTATGGTTGATTTTGATGAGGGATCTGATATTTTCCAAATG TTAAGATTGAATACTGCTCCTGTAATTATGCACTTTCCTGCTAAAGGAAAGCCAAAACCTGCAGATTCCATGGATTTTGAAAGAGCTGGTATTCATGCCGAAGCTATAGGCAAGTGGATCAACGATAGGACTGATGTACAG ataaGAGTATTTAGACCTCCAAACTACTCAGGCGCAGTTGCATTTACTTTACTATTTGTGCTTGTGGCTGCATTCTTATATCTAAGGCGCAACAACTTGGAGTTTTTGTACAACAAACAAATGTGGGCAGTAGCTGCTCTATTTTTCTGCTTTGCTATGGTTTCTGGACAGATGTGGAACCAGATCAGAGGCCCACCCTTCTACCATAGAACAAAGAGTGGACCAGTTTACATTAATAGTGGTTCACATGGACAATTCGTATTAGAAAGCTACATTGTTGCTGCATTAA ATGCTGCTGTAGTGGTTGGTATGATCTTAATGATAGAATCAGCTGGTGGAGTAAAAGGCACTGAAGCAAAAAGTCCCCAAGAAGGAAAGAAACGACGGTTTCAGTCTGTAGTTGGACTAGTACTTGTTtgtgttttcttttcattGCTGCTGTCCGTATTTAGATCTAAGACACAGGGCTACCCTTATAG tTTCTTATTCAAGTGA
- the LOC123711100 gene encoding polyprenol reductase has product MLNILDLGFLSLAFMVTFTGFLINHYEKHVPAFIIKGFKYGAFAYQGSGANYLQIIEVPKALYRHFYAFSSIFSVSTLVYAVLVYFYEFTVHKYLLFILKLILEQDEASVSAAAVCIALSLLTLQCFRRCYETYFLQVFAKESKMNLSHYIAGLVHYFAVIVAAVGQGPLFCGSQDRAKIVWIDSRTKLLSIPCILMFTWAFYEQYKTNIIFANLRKDKSGNVVTETHKIPHGRLFNHISSPHRFCEIIIYTVLIALIPTKTYFCIYLWVLCNQIQTAIHAHVWYKNTFKEYPLKRDAIFPGIL; this is encoded by the exons atgttaaatattctcGATCTAGGTTTCCTTAGCTTAGCATTTATGGTTACCTTTACCGGTTTCCTTATTAATCATTATGAGAAGCACGTCCCGGCATTTATCATAAAAGGATTTAAATACGGTGCTTTTGCGTATCAAGGTTCTGGTGCTAATTACTTACAAATAATCGAAGTTCCAAAGGCACTTTACAGACACTTTTATGCTTTCTCCTCTATATTTAGTGTTTCAACTTTAGTGTATGCAGTTTTAGTATATTTCTATGAATTTACTGtccataaatatttactctTTATTTTGAAGCTGATCTTGGAACAGGATGAAGCATCGG TATCTGCTGCAGCTGTATGCATAGCACTGTCCCTACTGACTTTGCAATGTTTTAGAAGGtgttatgaaacatatttccTACAAGTCTTTGCCAAAGAGAGTAAGATGAATTTAAGCCACTACATAGCTGGCCTTGTTCATTATTTTGCTGTGATTGTTGCCGCTGTAGGACAAGGTCCTTTATTTTGTG GTAGTCAAGATAGAGCAAAAATTGTGTGGATTGATAGCAGAACAAAACTTTTGTCAATCCCATGCATATTGATGTTTACTTGGGCATTTTAtgaacaatataaaacaaacattatttttgcaaatttgAGAAAAGACAAATCAGGAAATGTTGTAACAGAAACCCATAAAATACCCCATGGACGATTATTTAATCACATATCTAGCCCGCATCGATTTTGtgagattataatttatacagtATTGATAGCCTTAATACctacaaaaacatatttttgtatttatttgtggGTCTTATGCAATCAG ATTCAGACTGCAATCCATGCACATGTttggtataaaaatacatttaaagagTATCCCTTAAAGCGAGACGCTATTTTTCCAGGAATTCTATag
- the LOC123711053 gene encoding bombyxin A-2 homolog → MHPLSVVFIAALISECYGHIGGGSVSLQETSSRMYCGRTLARTLAILCYDAPSEHKRSESGSMYNAVLSPYYKDQATQVDWPWMTTQRARALGLSSRGKRDFVVSECCDKPCSINELLSYC, encoded by the exons ATGCACCCTTTAAGCGTGGTTTTTATTGCGGCTCTAATCTCAGAGTGCTATGGTCATATTGGTGGAGGAAGCGTTAGTCTTCAAGAGACCAGTTCTCGGATGTACTGCGGACGTACTCTTGCAAGAACACTGGCTATCCTCTGCTATGATGCACCATCCGAACATAAAAGATCTGAAAGCGGATCTATGTACA ATGCAGTCTTATCACCGTACTACAAGGACCAAGCTACACAAGTCGATTGGCCCTGGATGACTACACAGAGAGCAAGGGCTCTTGGCCTATCTTCTCGAGGCAAAAGGGATTTTGTCGTTAGCGAATGTTGTGATAAACCATGCAGTATCAATGAATTATTGTCCTATTGCTAA